A genome region from Bacteroides stercoris ATCC 43183 includes the following:
- the galK gene encoding galactokinase, with protein sequence MDIEYVRSRFIKHFDGTTGAVYASPGRINLIGEHTDYNGGFVFPGAIDKGMIAEIKPNGTNTVKAYSIDLKDYVEFGLNEEDAPRASWARYIFGVCREMIKRGVEVKGFNTAFAGDVPLGAGMSSSAALESTYAYALNDLFGDNKIDKFELAKVGQATEHNYCGVNCGIMDQFASVFGKKGSLIRLDCRSLEYQYFPFEPKGYRLVLVDSVVKHELASSAYNKRRQSCEAAVAAIQKKHPHVEFLRDCNMEMLEEAKAEISAEDFMRAEYVIEEIQRVLDVCDALEKGDYETVGQKMYETHQGMSKLYEVSCEELDFLNDLAFDCGVTGSRVMGGGFGGCTINLVKEELYSTFVERAKEEFKKKFNRSPKIYDVVISDGARRLE encoded by the coding sequence ATGGATATAGAATACGTAAGAAGCCGTTTCATCAAGCATTTTGACGGAACAACAGGAGCAGTCTATGCTTCTCCGGGACGCATTAATCTAATCGGTGAGCATACCGACTACAACGGTGGTTTTGTATTCCCCGGCGCAATTGACAAAGGTATGATTGCGGAAATAAAACCGAATGGCACAAATACAGTAAAGGCCTATTCCATTGACTTGAAAGACTACGTAGAGTTCGGTTTAAATGAAGAAGACGCTCCCCGCGCCAGTTGGGCAAGATATATTTTCGGTGTATGCCGCGAAATGATTAAACGCGGTGTAGAAGTAAAAGGATTCAATACCGCTTTTGCAGGCGATGTGCCTCTGGGTGCAGGAATGTCCTCTTCCGCAGCTTTGGAAAGCACTTATGCTTATGCGTTGAACGATCTGTTCGGCGACAATAAAATCGACAAATTCGAATTGGCCAAAGTTGGCCAGGCTACGGAACACAACTATTGTGGCGTCAACTGCGGTATTATGGACCAATTCGCTTCCGTATTCGGCAAGAAAGGCAGTCTCATCCGTTTAGATTGCCGTTCATTGGAATACCAGTACTTCCCGTTCGAGCCGAAAGGTTACCGTCTGGTACTGGTAGATTCTGTGGTAAAACACGAACTTGCTTCGTCGGCATACAATAAACGTCGCCAAAGTTGCGAGGCTGCTGTTGCCGCTATCCAGAAGAAACATCCGCATGTAGAATTCCTGCGCGACTGCAACATGGAAATGCTTGAAGAAGCCAAAGCCGAAATCAGTGCAGAAGACTTTATGCGTGCAGAATATGTGATTGAAGAAATCCAACGCGTACTCGATGTTTGCGATGCTTTGGAGAAAGGCGATTACGAAACGGTAGGTCAAAAGATGTACGAAACACACCAGGGCATGAGCAAACTGTATGAAGTAAGCTGCGAAGAACTCGACTTCCTGAACGACCTTGCTTTTGATTGCGGTGTAACCGGTTCGCGCGTAATGGGCGGAGGATTTGGCGGTTGTACCATCAACCTCGTTAAAGAAGAGCTTTATAGTACTTTCGTTGAAAGAGCCAAAGAAGAATTCAAGAAGAAATTCAACAGAAGTCCGAAGATTTACGATGTTGTAATCAGCGATGGTGCACGCAGATTGGAATAA
- a CDS encoding MFS transporter — MTQQKQNGNIVAIIVMIFLFGMISFVTNLASPMGDILKFQFGVPNWMGTLGVFANFIAYAVMGYPAGNMLQKMGYKKTALIAITVGFIGVGIQTLSGVAGSFGIYLLGAFIAGFSMCLLNTVVNPMLNTLGGGGNKGNQLIQLGGSFNSLAGTSVIILTGILIPSITNAKISDVFPLMYAALAIFAFAFIVIFFSTIPEKEKQEVKIDTTPSQYGPLSFRHFIFGAIGIFVYVGIEVGVPNVLNKWLQNPDLDVLGVNGAGAEAIAGSVTATYWLLMLVGRLIGASIGSKISAKAMLGTASVIGIFLVISAMFAPTDLMVNMPVFKNSAEEMFGLVNVPVNAMFLALVGLCTSIMWGGIFNLAVEGLGKYTEKASGIFMVLVCGGGILPLLQNAIVDWNDGIGYLTSYWLIVVALAYLLYYALIGCKNVNKDIKVD; from the coding sequence ATGACACAACAAAAACAGAATGGGAATATCGTTGCCATTATTGTGATGATTTTCTTATTTGGTATGATTTCATTCGTAACCAATTTAGCCTCACCAATGGGTGATATCCTGAAATTTCAATTCGGAGTACCTAATTGGATGGGAACTCTCGGCGTATTTGCCAACTTCATCGCATATGCAGTAATGGGATATCCGGCAGGTAATATGTTGCAAAAAATGGGATATAAAAAGACTGCACTCATTGCCATTACAGTAGGATTTATCGGTGTGGGTATCCAAACGCTTTCAGGAGTAGCGGGCAGTTTCGGCATTTATCTGTTGGGAGCATTCATTGCCGGTTTTTCCATGTGTTTACTTAATACGGTAGTAAACCCGATGCTCAACACACTTGGCGGTGGCGGTAACAAAGGTAACCAGCTTATCCAGCTCGGCGGTTCGTTCAATTCATTGGCAGGAACCTCCGTTATCATTCTTACGGGTATTTTAATACCTTCCATTACCAATGCAAAAATCAGTGATGTGTTTCCATTGATGTATGCGGCTCTGGCTATTTTTGCATTCGCATTCATTGTCATCTTCTTCTCCACTATTCCGGAAAAAGAAAAGCAGGAAGTTAAAATCGACACCACTCCTTCTCAGTATGGTCCTTTATCATTCCGTCATTTCATCTTCGGAGCAATCGGTATCTTTGTATATGTAGGTATTGAAGTCGGTGTACCCAATGTTCTGAACAAATGGTTACAAAATCCCGACTTGGATGTACTGGGTGTAAATGGAGCAGGAGCAGAAGCTATCGCCGGTTCAGTAACAGCAACCTATTGGTTACTGATGTTGGTGGGTCGTCTCATCGGCGCCAGTATCGGCAGTAAAATATCAGCAAAAGCCATGTTGGGCACAGCTTCCGTTATAGGTATATTCCTGGTTATCTCTGCCATGTTTGCACCAACCGATCTCATGGTAAACATGCCGGTATTCAAGAACAGTGCCGAAGAAATGTTCGGACTTGTCAATGTACCTGTCAACGCTATGTTCTTGGCGTTAGTCGGACTCTGTACATCCATCATGTGGGGCGGTATCTTTAACCTTGCAGTAGAAGGACTGGGCAAGTACACGGAAAAGGCTTCCGGTATTTTCATGGTACTTGTATGCGGTGGCGGTATTCTGCCGTTGTTACAAAATGCCATTGTCGACTGGAATGACGGAATCGGCTACTTAACAAGCTACTGGTTGATTGTAGTGGCTCTTGCCTACCTGCTTTATTATGCGCTGATAGGTTGCAAGAATGTAAATAAAGACATTAAAGTTGATTGA
- a CDS encoding aldose epimerase family protein, producing the protein MTDTTPTESNLSGLDRKDFQKNINSRKTDLYILKNAQGMEVAVTNYGCAILSIMVPDKNGKFANVILGHDSIEHVINSPEPFLSTTIGRYGNRIANGKFTLYGEEHQLTVNNGPNSLHGGPTGFHARVWDAVQPNESTVIFNYTSADGEEGFPGTLEVEMTYRLEDEANALVIEYRATTDKATVVNLTNHGFFNLAGISNPSPTVLNNILTINADFYVPIDEVSIPTGEILKVENTPMDFRTPHAIGERIDDKFQQLVNGAGYDHCYVLNKAESGELSLAATCTEPVSGRTMEVYTTENGLQLYTGNWLGGFTGAHGATFPARSAVCFEAQCFPDTPNKAHFPSAVLLPGDEYQQITIYKFGVQE; encoded by the coding sequence ATGACAGACACTACTCCGACAGAAAGTAACTTGTCCGGTTTGGACAGAAAAGACTTTCAAAAGAATATAAACAGCAGGAAAACAGATTTATATATCCTCAAAAATGCTCAGGGCATGGAAGTGGCGGTAACCAACTACGGTTGTGCAATTCTTTCGATTATGGTGCCCGACAAAAACGGAAAATTTGCCAATGTCATTTTAGGACATGACAGCATAGAACACGTAATAAACAGTCCCGAACCTTTCTTGAGCACCACGATAGGCCGTTATGGAAACCGAATTGCCAATGGGAAATTCACTTTATATGGCGAGGAACACCAATTGACTGTCAACAACGGTCCCAATTCACTGCACGGCGGACCAACCGGTTTCCATGCCCGCGTATGGGATGCGGTTCAGCCCAATGAATCGACCGTCATTTTCAATTATACGTCTGCCGACGGTGAGGAGGGCTTCCCCGGTACTTTAGAAGTAGAAATGACATATCGTCTGGAAGATGAAGCAAATGCCTTGGTTATAGAATACCGGGCCACAACCGATAAAGCTACAGTTGTAAATTTAACCAATCACGGTTTCTTTAATCTCGCTGGTATTTCCAACCCCTCACCTACTGTTCTGAATAATATCCTTACCATCAACGCCGATTTCTATGTACCTATTGATGAGGTATCTATTCCTACGGGAGAAATCCTGAAAGTAGAAAATACACCTATGGATTTCCGTACTCCCCATGCCATCGGCGAGCGTATTGACGATAAATTCCAGCAACTGGTAAACGGAGCCGGATATGACCATTGCTATGTATTGAATAAAGCGGAAAGCGGTGAACTGAGCCTTGCCGCCACTTGTACAGAACCCGTAAGCGGGCGCACAATGGAAGTATATACTACAGAAAACGGCCTGCAACTTTATACGGGAAACTGGCTGGGAGGATTCACCGGTGCTCACGGGGCAACATTCCCCGCAAGAAGCGCTGTATGCTTTGAAGCACAATGCTTCCCCGATACTCCCAATAAGGCACATTTCCCATCGGCAGTATTGCTCCCCGGAGATGAATATCAGCAGATAACCATCTATAAGTTCGGTGTACAAGAATAA
- a CDS encoding type I phosphomannose isomerase catalytic subunit, with protein sequence MYPLKFEPILKQTLWGGDKIIPFKHLNETLPNVGESWEVSAVEGSESVVANGADKGYTLPEMVRKYKEELVGEANYARFGNKFPLLIKFIDAKLDLSIQVHPGDELAKKRHNSFGKNEMWYVIAADKGAKLISGFAEEITPKEYKDRVHNGTFAEVLQTCAIEPGDVFYVPAGRVHGIGAGAFVAEIQQTSDITYRIFDYNRKDKDGKSRELHTSQAMDAINFSDVQDDFRTEYERVQNEPVEMVASPYFTTSVYDMTEEITCDYSELDSFVIFICVEGSCRLTDDNQNEITLRAGETVLLPAAVQEVTIVPEGQRVKLLETYV encoded by the coding sequence ATGTATCCTCTAAAATTTGAGCCCATCCTGAAACAGACACTTTGGGGTGGCGACAAGATTATCCCATTCAAACACTTGAATGAAACTCTGCCGAATGTAGGTGAGAGTTGGGAAGTTTCAGCAGTAGAAGGTAGTGAATCTGTAGTTGCCAATGGTGCGGACAAAGGGTATACTTTACCCGAAATGGTTCGTAAATATAAAGAAGAGTTGGTGGGTGAAGCGAACTATGCACGGTTTGGAAATAAATTCCCGCTACTGATAAAGTTTATTGATGCAAAGCTGGATTTGTCCATTCAGGTGCATCCGGGTGACGAACTTGCAAAGAAACGCCATAACAGTTTCGGTAAAAATGAGATGTGGTATGTCATTGCTGCCGATAAAGGTGCAAAATTGATTTCCGGCTTTGCCGAGGAGATAACTCCGAAGGAATATAAAGACCGGGTGCACAATGGAACATTTGCCGAAGTGCTTCAAACTTGTGCCATAGAGCCGGGAGATGTGTTTTACGTCCCTGCTGGCCGTGTACATGGCATTGGCGCCGGAGCATTCGTTGCGGAAATTCAACAGACTTCCGACATAACTTATCGTATTTTCGACTACAATCGTAAGGATAAGGACGGTAAATCCCGCGAATTGCATACCAGTCAGGCAATGGATGCCATTAACTTTTCCGATGTGCAAGACGATTTCCGTACCGAATACGAACGTGTACAGAATGAACCCGTTGAGATGGTAGCGAGTCCTTATTTCACTACTTCTGTATATGACATGACGGAAGAGATTACTTGTGATTATTCGGAACTGGATTCTTTTGTTATTTTTATCTGTGTGGAAGGTTCTTGCCGTCTGACGGATGACAATCAGAATGAGATTACCTTGCGTGCCGGCGAAACGGTTCTTTTGCCTGCTGCTGTTCAGGAAGTAACAATCGTACCGGAAGGCCAGCGGGTGAAACTGCTTGAGACTTACGTGTAA
- a CDS encoding UpxY family transcription antiterminator, translated as MQLPAENEGGNCWFAIRVSYSRELALKAILDAENIENFIPMRYEYIMKSGKRVRKLLPAIHNLVFVYSTRKRIDTLKDRLESSMPIRFIMNREHCRPVVIPESQMRSFILVAGNCDEAVLYVEPAELHLVKGQKVRITGGVFEGVIGEFVRIRHDRRVVVNIEGVMAVATTFIPPSLVEPIKE; from the coding sequence ATGCAATTACCGGCTGAAAATGAAGGAGGTAATTGTTGGTTTGCGATTCGTGTTTCTTATAGCCGTGAATTAGCGTTAAAAGCAATTCTGGATGCCGAGAATATTGAGAATTTCATCCCGATGCGTTATGAGTATATCATGAAATCGGGGAAGCGCGTCCGTAAACTGCTTCCGGCTATTCACAATCTTGTTTTTGTTTACTCTACCCGTAAACGTATAGATACTTTGAAAGACAGACTTGAATCGTCCATGCCTATACGTTTTATTATGAATCGTGAGCATTGTCGTCCGGTTGTAATTCCCGAATCGCAAATGCGTAGCTTTATTTTGGTGGCAGGCAATTGTGACGAAGCGGTTCTTTATGTAGAGCCGGCCGAATTGCATTTGGTTAAGGGACAGAAAGTACGTATTACCGGTGGTGTTTTTGAGGGAGTAATCGGTGAGTTTGTCCGAATCCGCCACGACCGTCGTGTGGTGGTTAATATAGAGGGTGTCATGGCTGTAGCTACTACCTTTATTCCGCCTTCTTTGGTAGAACCCATAAAAGAGTAA
- a CDS encoding UpxZ family transcription anti-terminator antagonist, with protein MDSLFSLAHRLLTYGLDGSPIYVDEFTRLNREVYEQALELYGTRGKTVESEAELCLGLLAAFAATIYDNGHKQQYIQRVLDRSWEVLPKLSASLLKVQLLVYCYSEVYDEELSRQAHSIIATWDKAELTLEQVDIIEELKSFEENQYPYEVIE; from the coding sequence ATGGATTCATTATTTTCCTTAGCCCATCGTCTTCTCACTTACGGGCTTGACGGGAGTCCTATCTATGTAGACGAATTTACACGTTTGAACCGTGAAGTTTACGAGCAGGCATTGGAGCTTTATGGCACTCGCGGCAAGACTGTTGAGTCCGAAGCTGAGCTTTGTCTTGGTCTTTTAGCAGCTTTTGCCGCTACTATTTACGATAATGGTCATAAGCAGCAATACATTCAGCGAGTATTGGACCGTAGTTGGGAAGTTCTTCCTAAACTGTCTGCATCTTTGCTCAAAGTTCAACTTCTTGTCTATTGTTATAGCGAAGTTTATGATGAAGAACTGTCAAGGCAAGCTCATAGCATTATTGCCACTTGGGATAAGGCAGAATTAACTTTGGAGCAAGTGGATATAATAGAAGAGCTAAAGAGTTTTGAAGAAAACCAATACCCTTATGAAGTGATAGAATAA
- a CDS encoding sugar transferase produces MEPIEKDDHFIPDGMNAFERNVKRIGDCFLALGALIVFSPLFLICYIAVKSEDGGPAIFKQERIGRFGRPFNIYKFRSMKLDAEKYGPALYAGAKDPRMTKVGRFLRDHHLDELPQLWNVFCGDMAFIGPRPERKFFIDQIMEVDPRYRYLFQIRPGVTSYATLYNGYTDTLEKMIRRLRYDLFYLEHRSWGFDTKILFMTFMNIVFGKKF; encoded by the coding sequence ATGGAACCAATTGAGAAAGATGATCATTTTATTCCTGACGGAATGAATGCTTTCGAGCGCAATGTGAAACGTATAGGTGATTGTTTTCTTGCCCTTGGTGCGCTTATTGTTTTTTCTCCTTTATTTTTGATTTGTTATATTGCCGTGAAAAGTGAAGATGGCGGTCCTGCTATTTTCAAGCAGGAGCGTATCGGTAGGTTCGGCCGTCCTTTTAATATCTATAAGTTTCGCAGCATGAAGCTGGACGCAGAGAAGTATGGCCCTGCTCTCTACGCCGGTGCAAAAGATCCCCGCATGACGAAAGTCGGCAGGTTTCTTCGCGACCATCATTTGGACGAACTTCCCCAGCTTTGGAATGTATTCTGTGGTGATATGGCCTTTATCGGCCCCCGTCCCGAACGTAAGTTCTTTATAGACCAGATTATGGAGGTGGATCCTCGTTATCGTTATTTATTCCAGATTCGTCCGGGAGTCACTTCGTATGCTACACTTTACAATGGCTATACCGATACTTTGGAGAAAATGATTCGTCGTCTGCGTTATGATTTATTCTATTTGGAGCATCGCTCCTGGGGTTTTGATACCAAGATACTTTTTATGACGTTTATGAATATTGTGTTCGGGAAGAAATTCTGA
- a CDS encoding lipopolysaccharide biosynthesis protein, translated as MGTLHTKRIAFNTLFLYVRMLILMFVAFYTSRVLLKELGINDFGLYGIVGGIVAIFSSLRGLFATATQRFLNFEMGKNDTNGLNTIFNISLIINVTICIVFFICAEIIGLWFLENKLIIAPERMDAAKWAFHFSVLASMISILTIPFDALIIAHEKMSFYAYVSILDACLKLGVIFILPYFAIDKLKLYAALIVAVSLVIRFISSVYCKRKFPECKYRICWDKKAFKEMGVFAGWNFAGNLAFALVNEGLNILLNLFGGVIANAARSIAYQVKNAITTMLSNIMIAIDPQATQLYAQGEKQKFYSLLFTASKIIVFFYLMMAFPLYFYIHEILQIWLGTIPQYAPEFIQAILIYLMIRSFHEPINTFFFIIGKLKLFQITELIILSLSLPISYSALKFCNLALQNIFYIMAIIELLNLIVILIWAKKIGQFNIKQYFYRVIIPYLKTFVCVSITLYGIQAYFQQSKPSCIYSILLPIILSIIIFIIITFLIGFSSKEKNAIKTILKK; from the coding sequence ATGGGAACATTACATACAAAACGAATAGCTTTTAATACTTTATTTCTATATGTCAGAATGCTAATTTTAATGTTTGTAGCATTCTACACCTCACGAGTCTTACTTAAAGAACTTGGTATTAATGACTTTGGTCTTTATGGAATTGTCGGAGGAATTGTAGCCATCTTTTCATCGCTCAGAGGACTATTTGCAACAGCTACACAACGCTTCCTTAATTTTGAAATGGGAAAGAATGATACAAATGGCTTGAATACAATATTCAATATAAGTCTGATTATCAATGTCACTATTTGTATAGTGTTCTTTATTTGCGCAGAAATAATTGGCTTATGGTTTTTGGAAAATAAACTCATTATTGCACCAGAACGAATGGATGCTGCAAAATGGGCTTTCCATTTTTCGGTTTTAGCATCAATGATATCTATCTTAACAATACCTTTTGACGCACTGATAATTGCCCATGAAAAAATGTCCTTTTATGCCTATGTATCCATATTGGATGCCTGTTTAAAATTAGGAGTCATATTTATTCTTCCTTACTTCGCCATAGACAAGCTAAAACTATATGCTGCACTGATTGTTGCTGTTTCTTTAGTCATACGCTTTATAAGTTCAGTCTATTGCAAAAGGAAATTTCCAGAATGTAAATATAGAATCTGCTGGGACAAAAAGGCTTTTAAAGAAATGGGAGTATTTGCAGGATGGAATTTCGCAGGAAATCTTGCCTTTGCTTTAGTAAATGAAGGGCTTAATATATTATTGAATCTATTTGGAGGAGTGATAGCCAATGCGGCAAGGAGTATTGCTTATCAGGTAAAAAATGCAATTACAACAATGCTCAGTAACATTATGATTGCTATAGACCCCCAAGCAACCCAGTTATATGCACAAGGTGAAAAACAAAAATTCTACTCACTCCTATTTACAGCTTCTAAAATCATAGTTTTTTTCTACTTAATGATGGCATTTCCGCTGTATTTTTATATTCATGAAATCTTACAAATATGGCTGGGAACAATTCCCCAATATGCACCCGAATTCATTCAAGCGATATTAATCTATTTAATGATAAGGTCTTTTCATGAACCAATCAACACATTCTTTTTTATAATTGGAAAATTAAAGCTGTTTCAGATAACGGAACTTATCATTTTGAGTTTATCTTTACCAATTTCTTATAGTGCATTAAAGTTCTGTAACCTAGCTCTACAAAACATATTTTACATTATGGCAATAATTGAGTTATTAAACTTAATAGTTATCCTTATTTGGGCAAAAAAAATAGGTCAATTTAATATCAAACAATATTTTTATCGAGTGATAATACCTTACTTAAAGACTTTCGTTTGTGTAAGTATTACATTATATGGTATTCAAGCCTATTTTCAGCAATCAAAACCATCTTGCATATATTCTATTTTATTACCAATTATCCTCTCAATTATAATATTTATCATAATAACTTTTTTAATAGGATTTTCTTCGAAAGAAAAAAATGCGATAAAGACTATTCTAAAGAAATAA
- a CDS encoding ATP-grasp domain-containing protein: MEIIPNKIIVFGGNHHNTLGVIRSLGEAGITPILILHGTNHSFVAQSKYISQTYYVSNEEEGVKLLIEKYTKENSKPIIICCSDGASSCIDKNYNNLSPHFIFPNAEEEGRITLLMDKEKMRLLAEKYNLKTPQTWIISKRNPIPNNLHYPCIIKPLLSIEGSKTDIHICYNSSDLNQIIKVVHAPIIQVQEYIDKDYEFQFIGCRIKNKNEEHIIIPGVSQIIRSSSVSNTGFLKFRPINSQENIEIAKVKEFIRATKYIGLFSVEFIKSKHGCNYFMEINFRNDGNAYALTGAGYNLPYIWCKGMTDNSIEEGKYVAKKEILVIPELIDFFQSVLTHKISFIHWIKDVIKSHTYLLYNKKDSEPFYDELKYYMQRALNKVKRNSLDVSWNIGFVDINQDFLDKSTWDIHWMKHNYKNRWFADPFILKVTNDDIIVLVEEFYDPIHRGRISKLTIDKQTYELKKIDVILELNSHLSFPAIFRKDDKIYIYPENSAEGHLVIYEFDEKDNNFKPHKILHDEPLTDASLETCFNSFHLFTTKLPVQNGNQLFIYQSEKWDGEYHPIQTMEFPSNTGRNAGSLFRLNGKIIRPAQDCNGAYGKGLVFYEISYTEGTFEMKELKRMYPQHTIYDQGMHTFNVYDNLAVIDGRKFRKPFISKSLLAINKFIKKSNEKNSYRFQY, translated from the coding sequence ATGGAAATAATTCCTAATAAAATCATTGTTTTTGGTGGTAACCATCATAATACACTAGGAGTAATTCGAAGTTTAGGGGAAGCAGGGATAACTCCAATACTTATCTTACACGGAACCAATCATAGTTTTGTTGCACAAAGCAAATACATAAGCCAAACCTATTATGTATCTAATGAAGAAGAGGGTGTAAAACTTCTTATAGAAAAATACACGAAAGAAAATTCTAAACCTATCATTATTTGTTGTAGTGATGGAGCATCCTCATGTATAGACAAAAATTATAATAACTTAAGCCCTCATTTTATCTTTCCCAATGCAGAGGAAGAAGGACGCATCACCTTACTAATGGATAAGGAAAAGATGAGACTATTGGCAGAGAAATATAATTTGAAAACTCCTCAAACATGGATTATCAGTAAAAGGAATCCTATTCCCAATAATCTCCACTACCCTTGTATCATTAAGCCTTTATTAAGCATAGAAGGATCAAAAACTGATATCCATATTTGCTATAATAGTTCAGATTTAAATCAAATAATAAAAGTTGTTCACGCACCAATTATTCAGGTGCAAGAATACATAGACAAAGATTACGAATTCCAATTTATAGGATGCCGCATAAAAAACAAGAATGAAGAACATATTATCATTCCTGGAGTATCTCAGATAATAAGAAGTTCTTCTGTTTCAAATACAGGATTCTTAAAATTTAGACCTATCAATAGCCAAGAAAATATCGAAATAGCAAAAGTTAAAGAATTTATTCGAGCAACAAAATACATAGGACTTTTCAGTGTAGAGTTTATAAAATCCAAACATGGTTGTAACTATTTTATGGAAATAAATTTCAGAAACGATGGAAATGCTTATGCTTTAACTGGAGCTGGTTATAATCTTCCTTACATATGGTGTAAAGGTATGACTGATAATTCAATAGAAGAGGGAAAATATGTTGCGAAAAAAGAAATACTAGTAATTCCGGAACTTATTGACTTTTTTCAAAGTGTACTCACTCATAAAATTTCTTTTATTCATTGGATAAAAGATGTTATAAAATCACACACATATCTTCTATACAACAAAAAGGACTCTGAACCTTTTTATGATGAATTAAAATACTATATGCAACGAGCATTAAATAAAGTCAAACGAAATTCTTTAGATGTATCTTGGAATATTGGTTTTGTTGATATTAATCAAGACTTTTTAGATAAGTCCACTTGGGATATTCATTGGATGAAACATAACTATAAAAATCGATGGTTTGCAGATCCATTTATCCTAAAAGTTACTAACGATGACATTATTGTTCTTGTTGAAGAATTCTATGATCCTATCCACCGGGGAAGGATTTCTAAACTGACAATTGACAAACAAACTTATGAGTTAAAAAAGATAGATGTAATTTTAGAGTTAAACAGCCATTTGTCTTTTCCTGCAATATTTAGAAAAGATGATAAAATATATATTTACCCCGAAAATTCAGCAGAAGGGCATTTGGTTATTTATGAATTTGACGAGAAAGACAATAACTTTAAACCACATAAAATATTACATGATGAGCCTTTAACTGATGCTTCTTTAGAAACTTGCTTTAACAGTTTTCATTTATTTACAACCAAACTCCCCGTGCAAAACGGGAATCAACTATTCATTTATCAATCAGAAAAATGGGATGGAGAATATCATCCTATTCAAACCATGGAATTTCCTTCCAATACGGGTAGAAATGCCGGTTCCCTATTCAGGTTAAATGGTAAAATCATACGACCTGCACAAGATTGCAATGGGGCATATGGAAAAGGATTGGTGTTTTATGAAATATCCTATACAGAGGGAACTTTTGAAATGAAGGAGCTAAAACGTATGTATCCTCAACACACAATTTATGATCAAGGAATGCATACTTTCAATGTCTATGATAATCTTGCCGTAATCGATGGAAGAAAATTCCGTAAGCCATTCATAAGTAAATCGTTATTGGCTATTAATAAGTTCATAAAAAAATCAAATGAAAAAAATTCCTATCGTTTTCAGTATTGA
- a CDS encoding glycosyltransferase family 8 protein, whose translation MKKIPIVFSIDHNYVMQAGVCILSLLMNSDEKEYYDIYILSAADITEHDKELLNKTIFAYKADINFIEIDDRFDNAFEIRNISKAAYFRLLIPDLIPQYDKIIYSDVDVIFQSGLQEVLDTDLKDNYFGGIKAIGAESIKDYIIQLGLNIHGYINSGFLLINAKLQREKQLFNKIQEYLTKKFQFQDQDIINIVCKNRLTFLPLKYCFTQKSYELYYTNPKRLFSVFSPKEVEEAFTEGIIHYEGTNKPWNGFCYRYDNWWRYYKKSVFYSEEMHFQTAYKIQYPTWTLKKILRLLRNFIRGDYKQ comes from the coding sequence ATGAAAAAAATTCCTATCGTTTTCAGTATTGACCATAATTATGTTATGCAGGCTGGAGTATGTATTTTGTCTCTACTAATGAATTCTGATGAGAAGGAATATTATGACATTTATATACTAAGCGCAGCGGATATAACAGAACATGATAAAGAACTGTTAAATAAAACAATTTTTGCATACAAAGCTGACATTAATTTTATAGAAATAGACGACAGATTTGATAATGCTTTCGAGATTCGCAATATTTCTAAAGCTGCTTATTTCAGACTGCTTATTCCAGATTTAATACCTCAATATGATAAAATTATTTATTCTGATGTAGATGTTATTTTTCAATCCGGACTACAAGAAGTTTTAGATACAGATTTAAAAGATAATTATTTTGGTGGTATTAAGGCGATAGGTGCAGAAAGTATAAAAGATTATATTATACAATTAGGGTTGAATATCCATGGTTATATTAATTCTGGATTTTTATTAATAAACGCGAAACTCCAGCGAGAAAAACAGCTTTTCAATAAAATCCAAGAATATTTGACAAAAAAATTTCAATTTCAAGATCAAGATATTATAAATATAGTCTGTAAGAACCGTTTAACTTTTCTCCCATTAAAATATTGCTTTACTCAAAAAAGCTATGAATTATATTACACAAACCCGAAACGTTTGTTTAGTGTTTTTTCTCCAAAAGAAGTAGAAGAAGCTTTTACTGAAGGTATCATACATTATGAAGGAACTAATAAGCCATGGAATGGCTTTTGTTATCGATACGATAATTGGTGGAGATACTATAAAAAGTCTGTTTTTTACAGCGAAGAGATGCATTTCCAAACAGCCTATAAAATACAGTACCCAACGTGGACATTAAAAAAAATTCTCCGATTATTAAGAAATTTCATTCGAGGAGATTATAAGCAATGA